A single region of the Streptomyces sp. NBC_01262 genome encodes:
- a CDS encoding ABC transporter ATP-binding protein, with the protein MAGKSGDGEQGWLRRLIGYSWRYRGNVLLALGASLGGMAVMALVPLVPKVIIDDVIVAHDRPLAPWAIALIAAALVVYVLTYIRRFYGGRLALDVQHDLRTDMFRSLTRLDGARQDELNTGQVVGRATSDLQLIQGLLWMWPVMLGNLLLFVMSLVVMLVLSPLLTLVALAVAPALWFLAGRSRERLFPATWYAQGQAAAVAGIVEGSVTGVRVVKGFGQEQQEMAKLEDVSGKLFAGRLRTIRLNARYSPALQAVPALGQVGMLALGGWMATRGQISLGTFVAFSTYLAQLTGPVRMLTMMLTVGQQARAGVERVLELIDTEPTLAQGSRELPGDAPATVEFDHVSFGYDPLRPVLDDFSLRIEPGETLAVVGASGSGKSTVSLLLPRFYDATGGAVKVGGQDVRDLTFDSLRDAIGLVPEDSFLFSDTVRANIAYGHPDATDEQILTATRHAQAHEFISSLPDGYDTVVGEQGLTLSGGQRQRVALARAILTDPRLLLLDDATSAVDAQVEADIHDALREVMAGRTTLLIAHRRSTLALADRIAVMEAGRLVDVGTHEELQARCPLYRRLLTDPDELGADVVAHDPAGTVAFRDAAADAEASAAAGGVTLALWRRDRSQADGAGTGAGGAVAAATGGGPAGMAAALAGMPATPELLAKVAALPPADDTPDVDESAARIADTDFGLRSLLRGFRAPLLFSLLLVAADALAGLLLPVLIRHGIDSGVRQAALGAVWAASLLGLLIVLGQWAAQWGAARLTGRTGERVLYTLRVKIFAHLHRLGLDYYERELSGRIMTRMTTDVDALSTFLQTGLVTALVSLLTFFGILVALLAIDLQLALMVFATLPVLLAATWVFRRKSVRAYELARERVGVVNADLQEHVAGLRIVQAFRREEGGAERFAGRSDAYRQARLRGQFLISVYFPFVQLLSSVAAALVLIVGANRVGAGTLTAGALVAYLLYIDLFFSPVQQLSQVFDGYQQASVSMGRIRELLRTPTAIPAAAAPREVGSLRGEIVFDDVRFQYGRDGAEALSGVDLRIPAGQTVAFVGETGAGKSTLVKLVARFYDPTGGAVLVDGHDVRELDPTGYRRRLGVVPQEPYLFAGTVRDAIAYGRMDATDAEVEAAARAVGAHAMIATFDGGYLHIVADRGRNLSAGQRQLIALARAQLVDPDILLLDEATAALDLATEALVNQAADRLAARRTTLVVAHRLTTAARADRVVVLDHGRVVEDGTHEELLARQGRYASLWRAFVGEDESSEAVA; encoded by the coding sequence CGCCACGAGCGACCTGCAGCTCATCCAGGGACTGCTGTGGATGTGGCCGGTCATGCTGGGCAATCTGCTGCTCTTCGTGATGTCACTCGTCGTCATGCTGGTGCTGTCCCCGCTGCTCACCCTCGTCGCGCTGGCCGTCGCACCCGCCCTGTGGTTCCTCGCCGGCCGCAGCCGCGAGCGGCTCTTCCCCGCCACCTGGTACGCACAGGGCCAGGCCGCCGCCGTCGCCGGGATCGTGGAGGGGTCGGTCACCGGGGTCCGGGTCGTCAAGGGCTTCGGGCAGGAACAGCAGGAGATGGCGAAGCTGGAGGACGTCAGCGGGAAACTGTTCGCCGGGCGGCTGCGCACCATACGGCTGAACGCCCGCTACAGCCCCGCTCTGCAGGCCGTGCCCGCGCTCGGCCAGGTCGGGATGCTGGCGCTGGGCGGCTGGATGGCCACCCGGGGCCAGATCAGCCTGGGCACCTTCGTCGCCTTCTCCACATACCTGGCCCAACTCACCGGCCCGGTCCGGATGCTCACCATGATGCTCACCGTCGGCCAGCAGGCCCGGGCCGGTGTCGAGCGGGTCCTTGAGCTCATCGACACCGAGCCGACCCTGGCGCAGGGCAGCCGGGAGCTGCCGGGCGATGCCCCGGCGACCGTCGAGTTCGACCATGTCAGCTTCGGCTACGACCCGCTGAGGCCCGTCCTCGACGACTTCAGCCTGCGCATCGAGCCGGGCGAGACACTCGCCGTCGTCGGTGCCTCCGGCAGCGGCAAGTCCACCGTCTCGCTGCTGCTGCCGCGCTTCTACGACGCCACGGGCGGCGCGGTGAAGGTCGGCGGCCAGGATGTCCGCGACCTGACCTTCGACTCGCTGCGCGATGCCATAGGGCTGGTGCCCGAGGACAGCTTCCTCTTCTCCGACACCGTCCGCGCCAACATCGCGTACGGCCACCCGGACGCCACGGACGAACAGATCCTCACCGCCACCCGGCATGCGCAGGCCCATGAGTTCATCAGCAGCCTGCCGGACGGATACGACACGGTCGTCGGCGAGCAGGGCCTCACGCTCTCCGGCGGCCAGCGGCAGCGCGTGGCCCTGGCCCGCGCCATCCTCACCGACCCGCGCCTGCTGCTCCTGGACGACGCCACCTCCGCCGTCGACGCACAGGTCGAGGCTGACATCCATGACGCGCTGCGCGAGGTCATGGCCGGCCGCACCACGCTGTTGATCGCCCACCGCCGCTCCACGCTCGCCCTGGCGGACCGCATCGCCGTCATGGAGGCGGGGCGGCTGGTGGACGTCGGCACCCATGAGGAGCTTCAGGCCCGCTGCCCGCTGTACCGGCGGCTGCTCACCGACCCGGACGAACTGGGCGCGGATGTCGTGGCGCACGACCCGGCGGGGACCGTCGCCTTCCGGGATGCGGCGGCGGACGCGGAGGCTTCGGCCGCGGCGGGTGGCGTCACGCTCGCACTGTGGCGGCGCGACCGCAGCCAGGCCGACGGTGCGGGCACCGGCGCGGGCGGCGCGGTGGCCGCTGCCACCGGCGGCGGACCCGCCGGGATGGCCGCCGCCCTGGCCGGGATGCCGGCCACGCCCGAGCTCCTCGCCAAGGTCGCCGCGCTGCCGCCGGCCGACGACACGCCGGACGTGGACGAGTCGGCGGCGCGCATCGCCGACACGGACTTCGGACTGCGCAGCCTGCTGCGCGGCTTCCGCGCCCCGCTGCTGTTCAGCCTGCTGCTGGTGGCCGCCGACGCACTCGCCGGGCTGCTGCTGCCCGTCCTGATCCGGCACGGCATCGACTCCGGCGTCCGCCAGGCCGCGCTCGGCGCGGTCTGGGCCGCCTCGCTGCTCGGCCTGCTCATCGTCCTCGGCCAGTGGGCGGCGCAGTGGGGCGCCGCCCGGCTGACCGGCCGCACCGGTGAGCGCGTCCTCTACACCCTCCGCGTCAAGATCTTCGCGCACCTGCACAGGCTCGGACTCGACTACTACGAGCGCGAGCTGAGCGGCCGCATCATGACCCGGATGACCACCGACGTGGACGCCCTGTCGACCTTCCTGCAGACCGGCCTGGTCACCGCGCTCGTCAGCCTGCTGACCTTCTTCGGCATCCTCGTCGCGCTGCTCGCCATCGACCTGCAGCTCGCGCTCATGGTCTTCGCGACCCTCCCGGTCCTGCTCGCCGCCACCTGGGTCTTCCGGCGCAAGTCCGTCAGGGCCTACGAGCTCGCCCGCGAGCGGGTCGGTGTCGTCAACGCCGACCTGCAGGAGCACGTCGCCGGGCTGCGCATCGTGCAGGCCTTCCGCCGCGAGGAGGGCGGCGCGGAGCGCTTCGCGGGGCGCAGCGACGCCTACCGGCAGGCCCGTCTGCGCGGCCAGTTCCTGATCTCCGTCTACTTCCCCTTCGTCCAGCTCCTGTCCAGCGTGGCCGCCGCCCTCGTCCTGATCGTCGGCGCCAACCGGGTCGGCGCCGGCACCCTCACCGCCGGTGCCCTGGTCGCGTATCTGCTCTACATCGACCTGTTCTTCTCGCCCGTGCAGCAGCTCTCCCAGGTCTTCGACGGCTACCAGCAGGCGTCGGTCTCCATGGGCCGCATACGCGAGCTGCTGCGCACCCCGACCGCGATCCCGGCCGCCGCCGCTCCCCGTGAGGTCGGCTCCCTGCGCGGCGAGATCGTCTTCGACGATGTCCGCTTCCAGTACGGGCGCGACGGCGCGGAGGCCCTGTCCGGGGTGGACCTGCGGATACCCGCCGGACAGACCGTCGCCTTCGTCGGTGAGACCGGCGCGGGCAAGTCCACGCTGGTCAAGCTGGTCGCCCGGTTCTACGACCCCACCGGCGGCGCGGTCCTGGTCGACGGCCACGACGTGCGCGAGCTGGATCCCACGGGGTACCGGCGCAGGCTCGGCGTCGTGCCGCAGGAGCCGTATCTGTTCGCCGGGACGGTGCGTGACGCGATCGCGTACGGGCGGATGGACGCCACCGACGCCGAGGTCGAAGCCGCCGCGCGGGCGGTCGGCGCGCACGCCATGATCGCCACCTTCGACGGCGGCTACCTGCACATCGTCGCCGACCGCGGGCGCAACCTGTCCGCCGGCCAGCGGCAGCTGATAGCGCTGGCCCGCGCCCAGCTCGTCGACCCCGACATCCTGCTGCTCGACGAGGCCACCGCCGCCCTCGACCTTGCCACCGAGGCCCTGGTCAACCAGGCCGCCGACCGCCTCGCGGCGCGCCGTACAACGCTCGTGGTGGCCCACCGCCTGACGACGGCCGCACGCGCAGACCGCGTCGTCGTCCTCGACCACGGCCGGGTCGTGGAGGACGGCACGCACGAGGAGTTGCTGGCCCGGCAGGGGCGGTACGCCTCCCTGTGGCGGGCGTTCGTCGGGGAGGACGAGAGCAGCGAGGCGGTGGCCTAG
- a CDS encoding protein kinase domain-containing protein, translating to MHQAGNHDLPLVPGYVLDRVLGEGGMGHVYLGTSPSGRAVAVKVIRAEVAGDPAFRSRFRQEVDAARQVSGAFTAPVIDADPDAPTPWMVTQYIAGPPLDQRVKAGPPLRAEELRQLAGGLAEALRDIHRAGIVHRDLKPSNVLLADDGPRVIDFGIVRAAEPHVRTQTGIVVGTPPFMSPEQIRAARDIGPASDVFSFGSVMVYAASGHAPFPASDLYTVAYQLVHDEPDLSDVPDWLRSVVVRCLAKEPAGRPTATELLALLPARAEPPQKRPEPDPQPQPPLYVPTDPVPPGPDTTLPGLRKRRVLVAIAAVVATATLTSAVLYGMLQDRSGGAGGKGGSGSGTVSAPVSASASASAAARPPGAGSYAATQSGGSAYTYAYADGADRRPKGWRAWSGAASKPLGRNSTCVYAQASLLCVGDATVRIDAATGKSLWTRASITAYGQNSPAVVGDTAIVNTGDAIRGLSLKTGEDLWSYRTSILTQRLTTDGRNVYVAEHSGRVHAVDARSGTWRWTALPGSANTSQYPPSIRSFGGKVYLFSGKDPDDGGGPEDLLTVLDAGSGEHVAEYGLKPGCVMGSEALLTEGGRTVIYCVVTNSEETRTGVLRRVLGAGGASSTTWLGGSWGSGQVGAAELSVSRGRAYLAASDGADWSVVAVDTTKRTELWSAPVPGAKAVDTPPIHAGGRLYLAYNGGGASFDASSGDRLWYHKPQAVGTDPWETSSDTEPLVAGGVIFLPEPQGGWMSLDAARQEKP from the coding sequence ATGCATCAGGCCGGTAACCACGACCTACCCCTCGTCCCCGGGTATGTACTCGACCGCGTACTCGGCGAAGGCGGCATGGGCCACGTCTACCTGGGCACGTCGCCCTCGGGGCGCGCGGTCGCGGTGAAGGTGATCCGCGCCGAGGTGGCCGGCGACCCGGCCTTCCGCTCCCGCTTCCGGCAGGAGGTCGACGCGGCCCGGCAGGTCAGCGGCGCCTTCACCGCGCCGGTGATCGACGCCGACCCGGACGCCCCGACGCCGTGGATGGTCACGCAGTACATCGCCGGGCCCCCGCTGGACCAGCGGGTCAAGGCCGGACCGCCGCTGCGGGCGGAGGAGTTACGGCAGCTGGCGGGCGGGCTCGCCGAGGCGCTGCGGGACATCCACCGGGCGGGGATCGTGCACCGCGACCTCAAGCCGTCCAACGTCCTGCTCGCGGACGACGGGCCGCGGGTCATCGACTTCGGGATCGTGCGGGCCGCCGAGCCGCATGTGCGCACCCAGACCGGCATCGTGGTGGGCACCCCGCCCTTCATGTCGCCCGAGCAGATCCGGGCCGCGCGCGACATCGGTCCGGCGAGCGATGTGTTCTCCTTCGGCTCCGTGATGGTCTACGCGGCCTCCGGGCACGCCCCGTTCCCCGCTTCGGATCTGTACACGGTGGCGTATCAGCTGGTCCACGACGAGCCGGACCTGTCCGATGTCCCGGACTGGCTGCGGTCCGTGGTCGTCCGCTGCCTGGCGAAGGAGCCGGCCGGCCGTCCCACGGCCACGGAGCTGCTGGCGCTGCTTCCGGCGCGGGCGGAGCCGCCGCAGAAGCGGCCGGAACCGGACCCACAGCCGCAGCCCCCCTTGTACGTCCCCACCGACCCGGTCCCGCCCGGCCCCGACACCACCCTGCCCGGCCTGCGCAAGCGGCGTGTCCTGGTCGCCATCGCCGCGGTAGTGGCCACGGCCACGCTGACGAGCGCCGTCCTGTACGGGATGCTCCAGGACCGGTCCGGCGGCGCCGGCGGCAAGGGCGGCTCCGGCTCGGGCACCGTGTCCGCCCCCGTGTCGGCCTCCGCCTCCGCGAGCGCGGCGGCCCGCCCGCCGGGAGCGGGGTCCTACGCGGCCACGCAGTCCGGAGGCTCGGCCTACACCTACGCGTACGCCGACGGCGCCGACCGCCGGCCCAAGGGGTGGAGGGCCTGGAGCGGCGCCGCGAGCAAGCCGCTCGGCCGGAACAGCACGTGCGTGTACGCGCAGGCCTCGCTGCTGTGCGTGGGAGACGCGACCGTGCGCATCGACGCCGCGACCGGGAAGTCGCTGTGGACCCGCGCCTCGATCACGGCGTACGGGCAGAACTCCCCCGCCGTCGTCGGCGACACGGCCATCGTCAACACCGGAGACGCCATCCGGGGCCTGTCCCTGAAGACCGGTGAGGACCTGTGGAGTTACCGCACCTCGATCCTCACCCAGCGCCTGACGACCGACGGCCGCAACGTGTACGTGGCCGAGCACAGCGGCCGCGTGCACGCGGTCGACGCGCGGAGCGGCACATGGCGGTGGACCGCCCTGCCCGGCAGCGCCAACACCTCCCAGTACCCGCCGTCGATCCGGTCCTTCGGCGGGAAGGTCTATCTCTTCTCCGGGAAGGACCCCGACGACGGAGGGGGACCGGAGGATCTCCTCACCGTGCTCGACGCCGGGTCCGGCGAGCACGTCGCCGAGTACGGGCTCAAGCCCGGTTGCGTCATGGGGTCGGAGGCGCTCCTGACCGAGGGCGGCAGGACGGTCATCTACTGCGTGGTGACGAACAGCGAGGAGACCCGGACCGGGGTGCTCCGGCGGGTGCTCGGCGCCGGGGGCGCGAGCTCCACCACCTGGCTGGGCGGAAGCTGGGGATCGGGGCAGGTCGGGGCCGCCGAGCTGTCCGTGTCGCGGGGCCGCGCCTACCTCGCGGCGAGCGACGGCGCCGACTGGTCCGTCGTCGCGGTCGACACAACCAAGCGCACGGAGCTGTGGAGCGCGCCGGTGCCGGGGGCCAAGGCCGTCGACACCCCGCCGATTCACGCCGGGGGCCGGCTCTATCTGGCGTACAACGGCGGCGGCGCCTCCTTTGACGCCTCCTCGGGCGACCGGCTCTGGTACCACAAACCGCAGGCGGTCGGCACCGATCCCTGGGAGACCTCCTCGGACACCGAGCCGCTGGTGGCCGGCGGGGTGATCTTCCTCCCCGAACCGCAGGGCGGCTGGATGAGCCTCGACGCCGCCCGGCAGGAAAAGCCCTAG
- a CDS encoding S28 family serine protease translates to MRKALRWLLALVLLTGMAGGGAATATAATGTDIKDRILAIPGMSLIEEKPVEGYRFFVLNYTQPVDHRHPSKGTFQQRITVLHKSADRPTVFYTSGYGLSTTPSRREPTQIVDGNQVSMEYRFFTPSRPDPADWSKLDIWQAASDQHRVFRALDAVYHRNWIDTGGSKGGMTATYYRRFYPHDMDGTVAYVAPNDVVNDEDSAYTRFFEQVGTADCRDRLDAVQREALVRRDEIVARYQKYADDNGLTFTTVGSADKAYENVVLDLVWAFWQYHLEAECADVPAATAPTDDLYTFIDTVSGFDFYTDQGLEYYTPYFYQAGTQLGAPTFATPHLTGLLRYPGIYQPRSYVPRSIPMRFQPAAMRDIDTWVRHHARQMLFVYGQNDPWGAEPFRLGRGASDSYVMWAPGANHGANISKLTADDKALATAEVLEWAGVAPASVRAEPDTAKPLAAYDAKLDMRSEALERHPF, encoded by the coding sequence ATGCGCAAGGCGCTCAGATGGCTGCTGGCACTGGTGCTGCTGACGGGCATGGCGGGAGGCGGCGCCGCCACCGCCACGGCGGCCACCGGCACCGACATCAAGGACCGGATCCTGGCGATACCCGGGATGAGCCTGATCGAGGAGAAGCCGGTAGAGGGCTACCGCTTCTTCGTACTGAACTACACACAGCCGGTCGACCACCGGCACCCCTCCAAGGGCACCTTCCAGCAGCGGATCACCGTGCTGCACAAGTCCGCCGACCGGCCCACGGTCTTCTACACCTCCGGCTACGGACTCTCCACGACCCCTTCCCGCCGCGAACCGACCCAGATAGTCGACGGCAACCAGGTCTCCATGGAGTACCGGTTCTTCACCCCCTCCCGCCCCGACCCCGCCGACTGGTCGAAGCTCGACATCTGGCAGGCGGCCAGCGACCAGCACCGCGTCTTCCGCGCGCTGGACGCCGTCTACCACCGCAACTGGATCGACACCGGCGGCAGCAAGGGCGGCATGACCGCCACCTACTACCGGCGCTTCTACCCCCACGACATGGACGGCACCGTCGCCTACGTCGCGCCCAACGACGTGGTGAACGACGAGGACTCGGCCTACACCCGCTTCTTCGAGCAGGTCGGCACCGCCGACTGCCGCGACCGCCTCGACGCGGTGCAGCGCGAAGCGCTCGTACGCCGCGACGAGATCGTCGCCCGCTACCAGAAGTACGCCGACGACAACGGCCTCACCTTCACCACCGTCGGCAGCGCCGACAAGGCCTACGAGAACGTGGTCCTGGACCTGGTGTGGGCCTTCTGGCAGTACCACCTGGAGGCGGAGTGCGCCGACGTGCCCGCCGCCACCGCGCCGACCGACGACCTCTACACCTTCATCGACACGGTCTCGGGCTTCGACTTCTACACCGACCAGGGCCTGGAGTACTACACGCCGTACTTCTACCAGGCGGGCACCCAACTGGGCGCGCCCACCTTCGCCACCCCGCACCTGACCGGCCTGCTGCGCTACCCGGGCATCTACCAGCCGCGCTCCTACGTGCCGCGCTCCATCCCCATGAGGTTCCAGCCGGCCGCCATGCGCGACATCGACACCTGGGTGCGGCACCACGCCCGGCAGATGCTCTTCGTCTACGGCCAGAACGACCCGTGGGGCGCCGAGCCCTTCCGCCTCGGCCGCGGTGCGTCGGACTCGTACGTGATGTGGGCCCCCGGCGCGAACCACGGGGCGAACATCTCCAAGCTGACGGCGGACGACAAGGCACTGGCCACGGCCGAGGTGCTGGAGTGGGCGGGGGTCGCCCCGGCTTCGGTGCGGGCCGAGCCGGACACGGCGAAGCCTCTGGCGGCGTACGACGCGAAACTCGACATGCGCAGCGAGGCTTTGGAGCGGCACCCCTTCTGA
- a CDS encoding LysR family transcriptional regulator, which produces MLDLARLRALHAVHAHGSVGAAAAALGYTPSAVSQQISKLERETRTRLLERQGRGVALTDAAQLLVATAQQLMSLVEEAEVALEEQRGRPAGRLTVAAFPTAACGLLPGVLAELTAAHPSLELRLMEVDPHLSVDLVARGVVDLAVAHDWDIAPLPAPDGLERAVIGDDRCDVLVPAGHRLAARAADGGSVAREDLADERWICQPPGTVCHDWLVRTLRETGTEPDLAFQVAEYQTQLALVGAGLGIALVPRLGRGPLPDGVAVVALEPTPVRRLHALWRTGASRRPAITEAVRVLRARWEPEKA; this is translated from the coding sequence GTGCTCGATCTGGCCCGTCTGCGCGCGCTGCACGCCGTGCATGCGCATGGCTCGGTCGGCGCGGCCGCGGCCGCGCTGGGATACACGCCGTCGGCCGTGTCGCAGCAGATCTCCAAGCTGGAGCGGGAGACCCGGACCCGGCTGCTGGAACGGCAGGGGCGCGGAGTCGCGCTGACCGACGCCGCGCAACTGCTGGTCGCCACCGCGCAGCAGCTGATGTCGCTGGTGGAGGAGGCCGAGGTGGCGCTGGAGGAGCAGCGCGGCCGGCCTGCCGGACGGCTGACGGTGGCCGCCTTCCCCACGGCGGCGTGCGGACTGCTGCCCGGGGTGCTGGCCGAACTGACAGCCGCTCACCCCTCTCTGGAGCTGCGGCTGATGGAGGTCGACCCGCATCTGTCGGTGGACCTGGTGGCCCGGGGCGTGGTGGACCTGGCGGTGGCGCACGACTGGGACATCGCACCGCTGCCCGCCCCCGACGGGCTGGAGCGGGCGGTGATCGGTGACGACCGGTGCGATGTACTGGTGCCTGCCGGGCACCGGCTCGCCGCACGTGCGGCCGATGGCGGTTCGGTCGCGCGGGAGGATCTCGCCGACGAGCGGTGGATCTGCCAGCCGCCGGGGACGGTGTGCCACGACTGGCTGGTGCGCACGCTGCGCGAGACCGGCACGGAGCCGGATCTGGCGTTCCAGGTGGCGGAGTACCAGACGCAGTTGGCACTCGTCGGCGCCGGGCTCGGGATCGCCCTGGTGCCCAGGCTCGGGCGCGGGCCGCTGCCGGACGGTGTGGCCGTGGTGGCGCTGGAGCCGACGCCGGTGCGCAGGCTGCACGCGCTGTGGCGTACGGGGGCGTCGAGGCGCCCGGCGATCACGGAGGCCGTCCGCGTGTTGCGTGCCCGATGGGAGCCGGAAAAGGCCTGA